A genomic stretch from Bacteroidota bacterium includes:
- the asnB gene encoding asparagine synthase (glutamine-hydrolyzing) yields the protein MCGIAGIIGARPSKMQVGIHRMVEAMQHRGPNDKGEFSDGWVALGHRRLSILDLTAEGRQPMWTADGRYAIVFNGEVYNYAALRNQLRNAGYSFRSKTDTEVILQAYLAWGSECVQHLNGMFAFAIYDAKTKKVFLARDRLGIKPLYYARTREGSLLFASEVRTLLASRLVDRKLNQEILPFYLAYQSVPAPDTLIEDVKMLLPGHSMIVTPEAIRITRYWHLLDDACTAARYHGERAAKKEIHRRLSKAIERRLVSDVPLGAFLSGGIDSSIVVGLMSRMKEERVHTFSVAFDNPEFQDGHYARLVAKRFNTRHNEVTLTFDQLLEQIPDALSTQDQPSGDGINTYVVSKAVKEAGLTVALSGLGGDEFFAGYSLFGRIAFQQRALFLWQWFPQLFRAQFARMLYAMNPSIATQKLKRLMVSNGSLAEVYPLGRQCFSEDQVASLLHRQRGYDDPYTALLSESLAQHSDQPLLSRISFAEARTYMHDVLLRDTDQMSMANALEVRVPFLDHELVSYVMGVTDTIKAPGNTPKRLLVESVGDLLPQEVIHRPKQGFTLPFDQWMRGPLKQLCEEHLGVLADLSVFDGNTIDGYWQAFMQGEKTVSWSRLWLLIALGAWCGQHIND from the coding sequence GGATCTGACGGCTGAAGGCCGGCAGCCGATGTGGACAGCTGATGGGCGGTATGCCATCGTGTTCAACGGAGAAGTTTATAATTACGCCGCGCTGCGCAATCAACTGCGCAATGCCGGTTATTCTTTTCGATCAAAAACGGATACGGAAGTCATTTTGCAGGCCTATCTTGCCTGGGGAAGTGAGTGCGTCCAGCATTTGAATGGCATGTTTGCGTTTGCCATCTATGATGCAAAGACAAAGAAAGTTTTCCTTGCCCGGGATCGGCTGGGCATCAAGCCATTATATTATGCCCGGACGCGCGAAGGGTCGCTGCTGTTTGCGTCGGAAGTACGGACTTTGCTTGCAAGCCGGCTCGTAGATCGGAAACTGAACCAGGAGATACTGCCTTTCTATCTCGCCTATCAGTCCGTGCCGGCGCCTGATACGCTCATTGAAGACGTTAAAATGTTGTTGCCCGGGCACAGCATGATTGTGACGCCGGAGGCCATTCGGATTACACGGTATTGGCACTTGCTTGATGATGCCTGCACGGCGGCGCGTTACCATGGCGAAAGGGCAGCGAAGAAAGAAATTCACCGCCGGCTTTCAAAAGCCATTGAGCGTCGGCTTGTGAGCGATGTACCGCTTGGTGCTTTCCTCTCTGGAGGAATTGACTCCTCGATTGTTGTTGGATTAATGAGCCGGATGAAGGAAGAGCGCGTCCACACGTTCTCTGTGGCATTCGACAATCCTGAATTCCAGGATGGGCACTACGCCCGGTTGGTTGCAAAGCGGTTTAATACGCGCCACAATGAAGTGACACTAACCTTCGATCAACTGCTCGAACAAATTCCTGATGCCCTCTCGACACAAGACCAGCCTTCGGGCGATGGCATCAACACCTACGTGGTGTCCAAAGCAGTCAAGGAAGCAGGACTAACGGTAGCGTTGTCTGGCCTTGGCGGCGACGAGTTTTTTGCTGGATATAGCCTCTTTGGACGCATTGCTTTTCAGCAACGCGCCCTGTTTCTGTGGCAGTGGTTCCCGCAACTTTTCCGTGCACAGTTTGCCCGGATGTTGTATGCGATGAACCCCTCGATTGCAACCCAGAAGCTTAAGCGTCTGATGGTTTCGAATGGATCGCTTGCAGAAGTGTATCCGCTTGGCCGGCAGTGTTTCTCTGAAGACCAGGTAGCTTCGCTATTGCACAGGCAGCGCGGCTATGATGACCCTTACACGGCTTTGCTGTCTGAGTCGCTTGCCCAACACAGCGATCAGCCGTTGTTATCGCGTATTTCATTTGCTGAGGCACGCACGTATATGCACGACGTTTTGCTGCGTGATACAGATCAGATGAGTATGGCAAATGCCCTGGAAGTGCGGGTGCCGTTTTTGGATCACGAACTGGTGTCGTATGTGATGGGCGTCACCGACACCATCAAAGCGCCGGGTAATACGCCAAAGCGGCTGCTTGTGGAGTCGGTTGGTGATTTGTTGCCCCAGGAAGTCATTCATCGCCCGAAGCAGGGTTTTACACTGCCTTTTGATCAGTGGATGCGTGGGCCCTTGAAACAGCTTTGTGAGGAGCATCTGGGTGTGTTGGCAGACCTTTCTGTATTTGATGGCAATACCATTGACGGCTATTGGCAGGCATTTATGCAGGGTGAAAAGACCGTTTCCTGGAGCCGGCTATGGCTACTCATAGCGCTTGGTGCCTGGTGTGGGCAGCACATAAACGATTGA
- a CDS encoding glycosyltransferase, protein MSRNQLKVLHVMPSLSRAFGGPTQSWVGYARAAKTSGMAVSVAAPAVNEADREWLQAQTDAVSYSFFPSAGKGAMVFSPALHRWLVRHGKAYDAVHVHGLFNPISSIALRQCVRRNWPVVLRPFGTLSRYTFTHRRTWIKRQYFRRLDGPSLQKAPAIHFTTRAECDEAAWHGIDFSGRSHVVPPPLAELPAPSATIADRDAPIVLFLSRIHPKKNIECLIDAWPRVVAGMPRAELVIAGSGDPDYVEALRTRAQTLGVGEISFPGFVAGEKKAGLLAKSSLFVLPSFQENFGVAVMEAIGAGLPVVISEQVQLADFVSKNDLGHVIKPEPEALAFSILEILGSKAYQDHCSTQGPAAIRQDFSLQQVGKQLVSMYESVRN, encoded by the coding sequence ATGAGCAGAAATCAACTCAAAGTCTTACACGTAATGCCGTCACTTTCTCGGGCATTTGGCGGGCCAACACAATCGTGGGTGGGCTATGCCCGCGCTGCTAAAACCAGTGGCATGGCCGTTTCTGTAGCTGCGCCAGCTGTGAACGAGGCTGATCGGGAATGGCTACAGGCGCAGACAGACGCCGTATCGTATTCTTTTTTTCCAAGTGCCGGCAAAGGCGCCATGGTCTTTTCTCCAGCTTTACACCGCTGGTTGGTGCGGCATGGCAAGGCCTACGATGCAGTACACGTTCACGGCCTTTTTAATCCGATCAGCTCGATTGCTTTGCGCCAGTGCGTACGCCGAAATTGGCCCGTAGTCCTGCGTCCGTTTGGTACCCTTTCACGGTATACATTTACACACCGACGGACGTGGATAAAGCGGCAGTACTTTCGCCGGCTCGATGGCCCAAGTTTGCAAAAAGCTCCTGCAATACACTTTACAACGCGGGCTGAGTGTGATGAAGCTGCCTGGCATGGAATCGACTTTTCGGGGCGTAGTCACGTTGTGCCGCCGCCCCTCGCTGAACTCCCTGCACCTTCCGCCACTATAGCTGATCGTGATGCTCCGATTGTACTGTTCCTTTCCCGGATTCATCCCAAGAAGAATATCGAGTGTCTCATTGATGCATGGCCGCGCGTTGTTGCCGGCATGCCGCGTGCAGAACTGGTTATTGCCGGCAGTGGCGATCCGGATTACGTAGAGGCCCTTCGAACGCGGGCCCAAACCCTCGGAGTTGGAGAGATCAGTTTTCCTGGTTTTGTAGCCGGGGAAAAAAAGGCCGGCCTACTGGCAAAATCTTCCCTGTTTGTCTTGCCTTCTTTTCAGGAAAACTTTGGTGTTGCTGTCATGGAGGCGATAGGCGCTGGATTGCCGGTTGTGATTTCTGAACAGGTCCAACTGGCTGATTTTGTATCCAAAAACGACCTCGGACACGTCATTAAGCCAGAACCGGAAGCCCTGGCTTTCTCCATTCTTGAAATTCTGGGCAGTAAGGCCTACCAGGATCATTGCAGTACACAAGGACCTGCAGCAATAAGGCAGGATTTTTCCCTGCAGCAAGTAGGCAAACAACTGGTATCCATGTACGAGTCGGTACGCAACTAG